The Pyrus communis chromosome 5, drPyrComm1.1, whole genome shotgun sequence region AGCCATATCGAAGGAAAATCTACTCAACCACAGTTCGTTATCATTCCGAATCTTTATATTTAATACATACTAAaccttgagagagagagagagagaaagagaggggggGGAGTTTGAATAAGTGTTTAATAGCTGACTTTATTTTAACAATTATACAAAGTAAAAATCACAAACAACAACAATACATTATGAAAGCAACAGACATGTATAAAAAAACACACCGCATAACCATATGAACACTGATTGGCACCGTGAACTGGCTTGTCATTCAGCAACCTTCACGCCAGAGAGATAAACCCGACTTTGAATCACACTACCTCCAATCCAAAAACCAGGCATAACCATCAGACCAACCTTAGGCTTTTCGTCGTTTTCATCCATTACCAAATTCTTCACCACACTGTCCATGTAAACCTCTGAGAACTCGCTCCCCCTCTTGACCTGAAAGACTTCAGCCCGAGGATCATAAGAATGTGCTAGCCTATGCAAAAGCCATATTGACTTGGCCAGTTTTAGAAAAGCCTGGTAAAACGGAGTCCTTGGATGCCCCCCACCCATTACATAATTTCGTTGATCCAAGTTTCCAAAAAACGAAGTCTCCATTTTTGGGTGAACCACTACCAGGTATTTGCTCCTGCAAAATCTCCCAAACATAGAATCTGGATTTTGGCCAAGCATGTCCAATGGATCCATGTCCCGTAGTGCAAGATATTGGTGGAAGGAACTCTCCTTGGTGACTGTAAGATTGTCCAATTTAAGGGAGAAGCTTTCCTGCTGAAAGCCACTGAACATTCTTTGGCATATATGAGATTCAAACGCATACTTCTTGTGAGGTCTCTTTGCATAGACAACACTGGGTTCAATTGAGTTGGCTGCTGCATCGAGGTCCCACCCAGCTGCTTTCAACATGTTAATCAATGGTTTAGCAAAGTCATGAATAGCCTTATATGAAGCTTCAAAAACCGATGTGAAGAGATTGGGAGTTAAATCCTCAGGCATAACACCATTCTCATCAGCGGAACCTTCTGATTCTTTTGTAGACATGCCCCTCAGCTTTAAATTCTTTTCTAACTTTGCTTGCTTCTGTTTTGCCTCCTCAATATGCTGCTGAAGCTGAAGGATTTCAGCAtctttattttgaatttcagaCTGGAACTTCTTAACCATAACCCCATAGGTTTTCAGCAGAATTTGTTGTTCTTGAATCTCTGCAGATAGGCGGGAGTCCTGTGGAGAAACGCAAACTGGGCTGGGATTGTTCTCCCTGTAGAAGTGCTTAAGTTCAGAGAGgttttttagctcagaaattACAAGTCTATCTGCAGCTTGAATTTTTTCAGGGTCATAGGGAGTATGAGCAGCTTGGAGCTGAATGTAAGCTGATTTCAAGGAAGAGATGTTCGTGAAAACCTTAGATATCAAGGCTTCCACAGCTTCTAGATTCTGATTCATGGCCTCTTCCATGGGTTGTGGGTGAACCTTCTGGCTATTGCTCTCGCGAAGTTGAGTATCTCTTGCTCCAGTGGGTAGCATAGCTACTTCCAAAAGGAGTGGTTAAGTTGACTTTCTTCAGAAAAAGCACCGACACTACAACACCTGCAAACTTCAGCATAAGTGTAAATTGCATAATCTAAAGTCAGGTGGTAACACAAAATAATGTAATTATCCAAAATGGTGACAGCAATGCTGTGTGCTTAAATCCAACAAcatttttgataaatttatttacaaatatGGCTCAAGAAATTTTgaccaaagaagaaaaaacgaATGTGGCTCAATAATACATATGTTTCTAGGTTTATCCCTAAAGAGTTGAATTCTGAAGAAAACTTTGCTGACAGACATATCTGGTGAACATCCAACAAAAAAGTGGGCTAATCCAACCAATCTTGCTTGCACAATGGAAAGAGCCACCAGTTTATGTCTCCATCAAATCCAATTAGCCAAAGGTGTGCATTCATGAGCCCATGCTAAAGTTTCAATCAATTTCGGCCACACTAGGAAATTAAGAAATCGTCATAATATGAGCCAATTTCATTCTTTTATCTAACCGAAAAAAGAATTTGCAAATTGATAAATCCCACGGGCGGATTTTCCGTCTCTAAGGAAAACAACTCTAATCCACTATGAGAAAAATTCCCAATTCTCTCTTTGGGACTTTGACTCTCACATTCTTGTTTCGGCAATTCAAATATAGGAAACGGCTTTTTACTAATAAAAATCAATATTCCAAATCATTCCATTCTGGATTCCTTTCTCTATCAAAGTATCATATTTCTAAATTCTCATAGGGTCCCCCAGGGATTCCTTCCAGGACCTGTTGAATAATTATTACGGATTCTATCATTTCACCAATTCGGACTAGATAATGAGCCAATGAATCTCCTTTTTGCCACAAAACTTCCCAATCATATTCGTTGTGACATTCATAACGCCTACTCTAATTTATTACTTCCTCTCTACCAATAATGCCTACTCCCTCGACTCATTCTAAAAAGCACCGTTCAAGGCAACATAACAACATTCTTTTGGAAACCAAAATGAACCATTCTAAAAAGCACCATTCAATAGACACTTCACAAAGTTATCTTCTTCCAGTATTAAACATTTGTTACTTTACAactataatttaaaaaataaaaaataaataaataaataaagaaagaataaaaattaaccaTGCAAGAATCCCTAACCAAGATATATGCCATAAACTCTTCTTACTTTTCtacttcaaattttaaaatgtggCTGCTTACCCATAGACAACTCTAACATCTATCATGTCCTGACCTGTCTTAGATTACAAAATTTAGATTCCAGAATTTGGGCACTTTTATGAAGCATTGACATGTATGAGGTAGTAtcagaaaacaaaattcaactCAGAATGTACACTAAATTGACATTTCACCCTGTAGAAGTACTAATGTCCTTGGCAAGCACTGCTTTGTATGAGTCCATCAAATAACTTCTACTCAACTATTGCTTTTGTTTTACTTTCAGAAACTGACTCAACTGTGAAGATGTTCGCATTAGTCAAAACATGAAGATCCCCAGCCACACACTCAGTTTAACTTTTTTTGCTCATGTTCTAGCATCAAAGTAATTAGTGTACCTATAACTTAGATATAGGAACTGGATAAATATGAAAATACCTCCACACTCTACATTAACAATCTTAATTCAGAACTGTCACCTTATATATGAAGCGTGAACGCAGCAAATCTGCTCAAAGTTATCTTGAAGAAAGCATGGGGAATGTTGTGCAAGaagctttaataaaaatggttagATTTGTAAACATTTACAGTATAGGCACAAATGATTCAATATGCATCTACCACTCTTTTGCATTGGTTGATTGATGGCTTGAAAAATGCTAACTAATATAAGGTGTGATCGTTTTAATGCAGAAATCTAGTTCAGACTAATTATTTTTCTGTGGGAATCTAGTCAAGGCTCATATCGCGCCTTTCTTTTAATGCGTATGTAATCAATTCTCCCAGAGCTACATGATACAAATTATCTTCATTTTAAGATGGTCCCTGATATTGCCCTTACACTTGACAATATGATCGACAAAAAATGGAGACGGGACACGAAAATGGCGAGAAGGTTGAATACCAAAACAAACAACCCATAACAAAATCAATGTAAATCATAAGTTAAAGTACAAATATGACCAGTTGTGCCACAATAAAGCGCTGAAGGACGACTAAGTTCAAAATTATATGATCACCCAAAATACTTCCTAGAACTTTAGGAGCAAATTACAAGCAATAGTCCTAAAAAAGTCAGCTTTGTTTTAAGAGAAATATGTCAGCTAATTTACATGGTTCACACCAAAAAGCATCGGGCAACTCTCAGTGGCTCGCACCGAAAAAAATCAGATTAAGGGTATATACAACAATCTATGAACAAAACTGGAAATTGACTAGATATATATTTAAATCGGgagaaaaaaaacccaaaacataaatttcaaaaataaataagtatatatatatggggCATGAGCTGCTTACCTATCAGGACCACATATCTGCCACAGACTCCATCTAACAAACATAATACCACCCCTTCAACCTAAAATAGAGCACAAATCCCAAATTAACAACACTAATCACTCAAATAACACtaaattcctttttcttttccttttttgcaCAAATTTTCATCTGATCGCCATAACCAGATGTACTTACACGAAACAAGAATCCTCCTCTCTACCTCGACGGAGATCGCGAGCCTGAGGCGTCTCGAAGCCCTAACCTTAATAGTCCGATTGCTGTGATTCGGATCGTTGCCTCCCTCAGCGGAGCTCCGAATTGCAGTGTTGGTAGCTGGTTTGTGTTGGATCAGGGGTCTGCAAACCCTAATTGGAAACTTTGGGGTCGTTCCACCTCCGTCTTACCGTTTCGGTTTCTATAAAACGCTATTTTTTCACCGTGTGATAAGAAATCAGCATTCAAAAGAAAGTGTTGTGGTCAGTGAAGGAAGGGATCCTCTCCCTTCATCATAATCCGCTCCTCGGATATCcgaattattga contains the following coding sequences:
- the LOC137734753 gene encoding protein GRAVITROPIC IN THE LIGHT 1-like, giving the protein MLPTGARDTQLRESNSQKVHPQPMEEAMNQNLEAVEALISKVFTNISSLKSAYIQLQAAHTPYDPEKIQAADRLVISELKNLSELKHFYRENNPSPVCVSPQDSRLSAEIQEQQILLKTYGVMVKKFQSEIQNKDAEILQLQQHIEEAKQKQAKLEKNLKLRGMSTKESEGSADENGVMPEDLTPNLFTSVFEASYKAIHDFAKPLINMLKAAGWDLDAAANSIEPSVVYAKRPHKKYAFESHICQRMFSGFQQESFSLKLDNLTVTKESSFHQYLALRDMDPLDMLGQNPDSMFGRFCRSKYLVVVHPKMETSFFGNLDQRNYVMGGGHPRTPFYQAFLKLAKSIWLLHRLAHSYDPRAEVFQVKRGSEFSEVYMDSVVKNLVMDENDEKPKVGLMVMPGFWIGGSVIQSRVYLSGVKVAE